One Hypomesus transpacificus isolate Combined female chromosome 6, fHypTra1, whole genome shotgun sequence DNA segment encodes these proteins:
- the LOC124468777 gene encoding flap endonuclease GEN homolog 1: protein MGVHDLWSILGPVCESVPLYSLAGKTLAVDLSLWVCEAQHVQGMMGKVTKPHLRNLFFRVSSLTLMGVKLVFVMEGEAPKLKAETMRKRTDMRFGGFKKPISKTTTTKTTTTKGTTRGRFNAVLRECAEMLDCLGVPWVTAAGEAEAMCAYLDSQGLVDGCITNDGDAFLYGAQTVYRNFNMNTKDPQVDCYKMPRVQLELQLERETLVGLAILLGCDYIPKGIPGVGKELALKLIKTCKGQTLLQKFHQWREEGVGVSGEGRKKVPHCLVCRHPGSAKAHERAGCVLCDSKHFCEPKDYDYQCPCDWHRYEPTYHTSSVEASIRKKTLASDQFPFTEIVNEFLIAKDKPVYHFKRRKPNMLLMQNFAHDKMEWPKHYTSAKVLVLMTYSELMNRRHGRETSSQIQPIQIWKPRVRNAVACFEVIWRKPDHYVFPEEHAAASREEVRTVEEEALFRVAYPEVVELYLGEKALAEEKKKTNKNKPKSKKEEPADACDGVSDLLSQMSLHGSTTERNPQQPNREPNPPTASHLRPERVPLLSSEQCVSPGEEAPPEASTKPLRTDVGSPPSLTSSWKSPEMASSPSISTVMDALHLSDIDWEAMSFTSSPTPPTTSTHIAGPKPVRTLQDNVEQRERKTTQASSSDLRPAESTSSEPCESDFSLRDRVLKRNTFQSVKIIELHHDHVTKHVNSVSKAINPIYSHNQGAKPTVLIPNKDLIDRKPVGKPPNGNKQAPLVDKDQNGTYELNSVSSNQKLSKGTHRSSAQQVQRSKDDGSGKCKPQHKYTFVKAAISSSSVLPLRSHSESGEGDKNCKRHHATKKSVCTSVCSSSEDSDVENHQPETQRRATDEPRCLNLTDYPLKPVSVPSITKVASETIPASVVGQVPHSCVLSKVKYQLVPLKPATIVDDDVFIQIPSSPVTISDDDDSVVCAESPLPLAERLRLKFLN from the exons ATGGGTGTGCACGACCTGTGGTCCATTCTTGGCCCGGTTTGTGAGTCTGTGCCGTTGTACAGCCTCGCTGGAAAGACACTGGCCGTGGATCTAAGCTTATGGGTATGTGAGGCACAACACGTCCAAGGAATGATGGGGAAGGTCACCAAGCCACACCTTAG GAACCTGTTTTTCAGAGTCTCGTCTCTCACGCTAATGGGAGTAAAGCTTGTGTTTGTCATGGAAGGAGAGGCTCCAAAACTCAAAGCAGAGACAATGAGGAAAAGGACAGATATGAGATTCGGGGGGTTCAAAAAGCCAATATCTAAAACCACCACCACTAAAACAACCACTACTAAAGGAACCACCAGGGGGCGCTTTAATGCTGTGCTCAGAGAG TGTGCGGAGATGCTGGACTGTCTGGGGGTTCCCTGGGTCACAGCAGCCGGGGAGGCTGAGGCCATGTGTGCCTACCTGGACTCCCAGGGCCTGGTGGACGGCTGCATCACCAACGACGGAGACGCCTTCCTCTACGGCGCTCAGACCGTCTACAGAAACTTCAACATGAACACCAAG GATCCTCAGGTTGACTGCTACAAGATGCCCCGGGTCCAGTTAGAGCTGCAACTGGAGAGGGAAACTCTAGTTGGCCTGGCCATCCTTCTGGGCTGTGATTACATTCCTAAG GGTATACCAGGTGTTGGTAAAGAATTGGCGCTGAAGCTTATTAAGACATGCAAAGGACAAACTCTTTTACAAAA ATTCCatcagtggagggaggagggtgttgGTGTTTCAGGAGAGGGCAGAAAGAAGGTTCCTCACTGCCTGGTGTGCCGCCATCCCG GGTCAGCTAAGGCCCATGAACGCGCTGGCTGTGTATTGTGTGACAGTAAACACTTCTGTGAGCCCAAGGACTACGATTACCAGTGCCCCTGTGACTGGCATCGCTATGAGCCGACTTACCACACCTCTTCAGTTGAGGCCAGCATCAGGAA GAAAACTCTGGCCAGTGATCAATTCCCTTTCACAGAG ATCGTCAATGAATTTCTGATTGCTAAAGACAAGCCTGTGTACCATTTCAAAAGGAGAAAACCAAATATGTTGTTGATGCAG AACTTCGCACACGATAAAATGGAGTGGCCGAAGCACTACACAAGTGCaaaggttttggtcttgatgacATACAGTGAGCTGATGAACAGAAGGCATGGGAGAGAGACATCGTCACAGATTCAACCAATACA AATATGGAAACCACGAGTGAGAAACGCGGTGGCCTGCTTCGAAGTGATCTGGAGGAAACCAG ATCACTATGTGTTTCCTGAGGAGCACGCTGCAGCAAGCCGGGAGGAAGTGAGGACGGTGGAGGAAGAGGCTCTGTTCCGTGTGGCCTACCCAGAGGTGGTGGAGCTCTACCTGGGAGAGAAGGCCCTggcagaagagaagaagaagaccaaTA AGAACAAACCGAAGAGTAAAAAAGAGGAACCAGCTGATGCGTGCGATGGAGTTTCTGACCTCCTGAGCCAGATGTCTTTGCATGGCTCGACCACTGAAAGAAACCCCCAACAGCCTAACCGTGAGCCCAATCCACCTACCGCGAGTCACCTCAGACCAGAGAGagttcctctcctgtcctcagaGCAGTGTGTGAGCCCGGGGGAGGAGGCCCCTCCTGAAGCTTCTACCAAGCCTCTGAGAACGGATGTGGGatcacctccctctctgacctccTCTTGGAAAAGTCCGGAAATGGCATCATCTCCGTCCATCTCAACAGTGATGGACGCACTTCACCTAAGCGACATTGACTGGGAGGCTATGTCTTTCACTTCCTCGCCAACCCCCCCTACGACCAGCACTCATATTGCAGGTCCCAAGCCTGTCAGAACTTTGCAGGACAATGTCGAGCAAAGGGAGAGGAAAACAACACAGGCTTCCTCATCTGATCTCAGACCAGCTGAGTCGACATCCTCAGAGCCGTGTGAGTCAGACTTTTCCCTTAGAGACAGGGTTCTTAAGAGGAATACATTCCAATCTGTGAAGATCATTGAGCTGCACCATGATCATGTCACAAAGCATGTGAACTCTGTTTCAAAGGCCATAAATCCTATCTATTCTCATAACCAGGGTGCCAAGCCAACTGTACTGATTCCTAATAAAGACCTGATTGATCGCAAGCCAGTAGGGAAGCCCCCGAATGGCAACAAACAAGCTCCATTGGTTGATAAGGACCAGAATGGGACCTATGAGCTCAACTCTGTATCCTCAAACCAAAAGCTCTCAAAAGGCACCCACAGATCCTCGGCACAACAAGTACAAAGATCGAAAGACGATGGGTCTGGTAAATGCAAACCTCAACACAAGTATACATTTGTAAAAGCAGCCATTTCGTCATCCTCTGTCCTACCACTGCGAAGCCACTCTGAGTCCGGCGAGGGAGACAAAAACTGCAAACGACACCATGCTACCAAGAAGAGCGTGTGCAccagtgtgtgttcatccaGCGAGGACAGCGATGTGGAGAACCACCAACCAGAAACCCAGAGGAGGGCTACAGACGAGCCCAGGTGCCTCAACCTCACTGACTACCCGCTGAAGCCCGTCTCTGTACCCAGCATCACCAAGGTAGCCTCGGAAACCATACCCGCCAGCGTGGTTGGACAGGTGCCACATAGTTGTGTTCTGTCCAAGGTGAAATACCAGCTTGTGCCACTAAAACCAGCCACCATTGTTGATGATGATGTATTCATTCAAATCCCTAGTTCCCCAGTGACCATTTCCGATGACGATGACTCGGTGGTTTGTGCTGAGAGCCCACTGCCACTGGCTGAGCGGCTGAGGCTGAAGTTCTTGAACTAA
- the msgn1 gene encoding mesogenin-1 — METRSADITNMDDSDIEIVTAKILSTWDWKAQEREFGSSQSTSPESSFDSMCSSPGTFSYDKSGRNPTLCTSQKLTKPKMSTKRRMKASEREKMRMRSLAEALHQLRDYLPPDYSKRGQPLTKIQTLKFTIEYIKELSNILNCAQ; from the coding sequence ATGGAGACTCGGTCTGCAGATATTACTAACATGGATGATAGTGACATAGAAATTGTTACAGCAAAAATTCTCTCCACTTGGGATTGGAAAGCACAAGAAAGGGAATTTGGAAGCAGTCAATCCACCTCACCCGAGTCATCATTTGACTCGATGTGCTCCTCACCAGGTACTTTTTCCTACGACAAATCAGGACGCAACCCGACCCTGTGCACTTCGCAGAAGCTGACCAAACCAAAAATGTCGACTAAGAGGCGAATGAAGgcgagcgagagggagaaaatGCGAATGAGGAGTCTAGCAGAGGCTTTACACCAACTCCGCGACTACCTGCCTCCGGATTACAGTAAAAGAGGCCAGCCGCTGACCAAAATCCAAACTCTTAAATTTACCATTGAATACATCAAAGAACTTTCAAACATTCTGAACTGTGCGCAATGA